The Cryobacterium roopkundense sequence GCACGTAAGCGTTTGCAGTGGTCATCAGGGTGAGCGAGGACAGCCCCACGAAGGCCAGCGATACGGCGAAGGTCCAATAGCTGGGCATCACGGCGGCAACTGCGCAGGACAAGCCGAACAGCGCCGCACCACTCACGATCAGCCGCAGCCGGGCCCGGCTGCGGCGCGCGGCGAGCAGCGCGCCGATGACGGCGCCGATCGCCATGATCGAGCTCAAGAGACCGAATTCGGTCGCCCCCATTCCGAATTCGATCGTGGCCATGGTCGAGGTGAAGATCGCGAAGTTGAGGCCGAAGGTGCCGATCAAAAATACTGCGATCATCACCACCACAATGTCGGGGCGGCCTCGCACGTAGCGGAAACCGGCCATCAGCTGACCGCGTTCCCGGCCGGCCTTGGGGCTTTTTCGCAGCTGCGCGGTGCGTAACAGCGTCATGGCGAACACCGTCGCAGCGAACGTGACGGCGTTGATCATGAAAACCCAGCCCGCGCCGACGGCGACGGTGAGCAGGCCGGCCGCGGCGGGGCCGATCAGGCGCGCGCCGTGGAACGACGCCGAGTTCAGGGCGACTGCGTTCGAGAGATTGTCTTCCGAGACGAGCTCTGAGACAAAGGTCTGGCGGGCAGGGGCATCGATGGCGGCCACGACTCCGAGGCCAAGCGCGAAGAGGTACACGTGCCAGAGTTCCGCGAGGCCGGTCACCGTGAGGATACCGAGTCCGAGGGCGAGCAGGCCCATCAGGGTCTGGGTGAGAATCAGCAGCTTGCGGCGGTTGAAGCGGTCGGCGATCAGGCCGGACCACGGCATCAGCACGAGCTGTGGTCCGAGCTGCAGGGCCATCGTGATGCCCACGGCCGTGGCGTTGTAGTCCGTCAGTTGGGTGAGCACGATCCAGTCCTGGGCGGTGCGCTGCATCCAGGTGCCGATGTTCGACACCAGGGCGCCGGCAAACCAGATCCGGTAATTGACGACGCTCAGGGAGCGGAACATGGCACTCAACTGTCGGCGAGCTCCCTCATGATCACTGTCGCCTGCGCAAGAACTCGCTGCTGCTCGTGGCTGAGTGCGACCACTCGTTGGGCGAGCCAGGCGTCTCGGCGCTTGCGTGTTTCGCGCATCAGGGCGAGCCCGGCATCCGTTGCGGTCAGCTCCACCTTGCGACCGTCCTCGGACGATCCTGCCCTGTGCACAAGGCCGGCGTCGACGAGGGCGTTCACCGTGCGGCTCATGGACGGCGGGGTGACGCGCTCGTGATCGCTCAAGGCGCGCAGAGTGAGCGGGCCTTGCACGAAGAGGGCGCCGAGGGCCGAGAACTGGCCGGCGCTGAGCTCGTTGTCGACTTTCTCCTGTCGCAGGCGGCGAGCCAGACGGCCGTTGGCCAGCCGGAAGTCGTGACTCAGCTCGGCCACTGTGCTTTGGTGGTCGGGGGAGTCCGCAGAGGGGTGAGGTGTGGTTTCCGTTAGCATGTCTAATTAGCCTAGCCAATTAGCAATGCTAACTATTCCCGTTCTGCCACATAAGAGTGTCAGAATTATCCCGTGCCTACATACACGGATGCCTCGGGTCTCGTCGTCACCTACTACGTCTGGGCCGTAGACCAACCGCGTGCCATCGTGCAGATCGCCCATGGCGTGGGGGAGCATGCCCTGCGGCACGCGGAGCTGGCCACCACGCTCAACGCGGCCGGCTACACGGCGTACGCCGATGATCACCTCGGCCACGGCCAGACCGGTCTCGACCAACACCACGGCGACCGCGCCAAGATCGGAAGCCTCGGCCCCGGCGGCCTGCGCGCGGCCGTGGCAGGCGTTTACCAGCTGAGCACGATCATTCGTGAGAAGCACCCCGACCTGCCCCTCGTTCTGCTCGGACACAGCTGGGGATCGTTCATGGCGCAGATCATCGTGAACGAGCATGCCGCCGAGTACGACGCCGTCGTGCTCAGCGGCACCGCCTACCGGTGGCCGGGCTACCTCGATGGAGGCGATCTCAACCGCCGGCACAAGAAGCTCGGCAACACGGGCGCCGAGTGGCTAAGCCGCAACCCGGCGGTGGCCGAGGAGTTCATCGCCGATCCGCTCACCACGACCACGCCGCTCGCGAAGCTCTTCGGGGTACGTGAGGCCGCCCGCCTGTTCGGCCGCCCCGCCAAGGATCTACCGCCGGACCTGCCCATTCTCATGCTCGTCGGAAGCGACGACACCGTGGGTGGGGAGCGCAGCGCACTGCGACTCATGAAGGCCTACGCCGAGCGCTCGGGACTGCGTGACCTGCACCTCATCGTGTACGACGGGGCCCGCCACGAGGTGTTCCACGAGACGAACCGCGCAGAGGTCTTCGCCGATCTGGTGGCCTGGCTCACCGAACGCATGGCGCCCGTTCGCGAAATCGACGGAGATTCCCGCCCAAACTGACGGTTTCCGCATGCATCGGCCCGATACCGCGCCAAATCTCCGTCGATTTCGCGGGGCGGAGGGCAGTTAGGCTGGCGTTATGCACGGTGAATATAAGGTTCCTGGCGGCAAGCTTGTCGTGGTTGATCTCGATGTTATCGACGGTACGATCGTCGACTTTCGGCTGGCAGGTGACTTCTTCCTCGAACCCGACGACGCGCTCGAGCACATCAACGCTGCCGTGACCGGCCTGCCCGCCGACAGCGACGCACCCACCATCGCCGCCGCCGTGCGCGCTGCCCTGCCCGAGAACGCCGTACTGCTCGGCTTCTCCCCGGAAGCCGTGGCCGTGGCCGTGCGTCGTTCCCTCGTGCAGGCGAGCACCTGGCGCGACTATGACTGGCAGATCATCCACTCCAGGGCGGTCGCCCCGGTGCTGCAGATGGCCCTCGACGAGGTGCTCGCCATCGAGGTGGGCGAAGGCCGCCGGCAGCCCACGCTGCGCATTTGGGAGTGGAACGAGCCAGCCGTGGTGATCGGCAGCTTCCAGTCGCTGCGCAACGAGGTCGACCCCGAGAACGCCGCCAAGTTCGGCTTCACGGTGGTTCGCCGCATCAGCGGGGGTGGGGCCATGTTCATGGAGGCCGGCTCCGCCATCACCTACTCGATCTACGCGCCCACCGACCTCGTGCACGGCATGACCTTCGCCGATTCTTACGCCTTCCTCGACGAGTGGGTGATCACGGCCCTCAAATCCCTCGGCATCGACGCCTACTACCAGCCCCTCAACGACATCACGAGCCCCAAGGGCAAGATCGGTGGCGCCGCGCAGAAACGCCTCGGCAGTGGTGCCGTGCTGCACCATGTCACGATGAGCTACGACATGGACGGCGAGAAGATGGTGCAGGTGCTGCGCATCGGCCGTGAGAAGCTCAGCGACAAGGGCATCACGAGCGCCGCCAAGCGCGTGGACCCGCTTCGCAGCCAGACCGGCCTCAGCCGCAGCGACATCATCGACCGAATGAAGGCCACCTTCACCGGGCTGTACGGTGCCACCGTGGGAGATATCACGGACGACGAATACGCCAAGGCCGAGGCCCTCGTGCAGAGCAAATTCAGCACGGATGCCTGGCTCACCCGAGTGCCCTAGCCCGCGCGCCGCACCGGTGTTCCAGGGGCGTGAGCGGCCGCATCCGCTCGAAAACGCCGCCGAAAATGTAAGCTGGTGAGATGAACTGGTGGATTCTCCTCGGTATGGCGGGCATTGTGCTGCTTGGTTATGTGGCGAGCCGCCTGGGTTGGATCGATCTGTCGAACAAGAACTCCCGACGCGGCAGCGGTGCGAGCGTGCTCGGAATCGGAGACGAGATCTTCGCCCCGAGCCGCCATGAAGCCGCGGTCGAGATGGACCGCCAGACCGTGCTGCCCGCCCCGGCTCCGCTGGCCGGCGACCGGGGTGCCTTCGACTCCGGCATCTACGACGGCCGCATCGTGATCGACGTGGAACGCCCGGTGGCGAACGACCGCGTACGCCGTTAGCTCAGCAACTCGGCGCAGCTACCGCCCGCGGGTCAACAGGTCCTGGTATTCGGCGTGATCGTCGATCCAACGGGCCACATA is a genomic window containing:
- a CDS encoding MFS transporter, with translation MFRSLSVVNYRIWFAGALVSNIGTWMQRTAQDWIVLTQLTDYNATAVGITMALQLGPQLVLMPWSGLIADRFNRRKLLILTQTLMGLLALGLGILTVTGLAELWHVYLFALGLGVVAAIDAPARQTFVSELVSEDNLSNAVALNSASFHGARLIGPAAAGLLTVAVGAGWVFMINAVTFAATVFAMTLLRTAQLRKSPKAGRERGQLMAGFRYVRGRPDIVVVMIAVFLIGTFGLNFAIFTSTMATIEFGMGATEFGLLSSIMAIGAVIGALLAARRSRARLRLIVSGAALFGLSCAVAAVMPSYWTFAVSLAFVGLSSLTLMTTANAYVQTSTRPEMRGRVMALYMAIFVGGTPLGAPLVGWVADQYGPRWALGLAAASGLLAAAAILFWMIRYRELRLQLRLRTSPRMLLHHAGDGRPAPVGLAIDDEMERDRETATREIAIVEATAPR
- a CDS encoding MarR family winged helix-turn-helix transcriptional regulator produces the protein MLTETTPHPSADSPDHQSTVAELSHDFRLANGRLARRLRQEKVDNELSAGQFSALGALFVQGPLTLRALSDHERVTPPSMSRTVNALVDAGLVHRAGSSEDGRKVELTATDAGLALMRETRKRRDAWLAQRVVALSHEQQRVLAQATVIMRELADS
- a CDS encoding alpha/beta fold hydrolase, which gives rise to MPTYTDASGLVVTYYVWAVDQPRAIVQIAHGVGEHALRHAELATTLNAAGYTAYADDHLGHGQTGLDQHHGDRAKIGSLGPGGLRAAVAGVYQLSTIIREKHPDLPLVLLGHSWGSFMAQIIVNEHAAEYDAVVLSGTAYRWPGYLDGGDLNRRHKKLGNTGAEWLSRNPAVAEEFIADPLTTTTPLAKLFGVREAARLFGRPAKDLPPDLPILMLVGSDDTVGGERSALRLMKAYAERSGLRDLHLIVYDGARHEVFHETNRAEVFADLVAWLTERMAPVREIDGDSRPN
- a CDS encoding lipoyl protein ligase domain-containing protein, with translation MHGEYKVPGGKLVVVDLDVIDGTIVDFRLAGDFFLEPDDALEHINAAVTGLPADSDAPTIAAAVRAALPENAVLLGFSPEAVAVAVRRSLVQASTWRDYDWQIIHSRAVAPVLQMALDEVLAIEVGEGRRQPTLRIWEWNEPAVVIGSFQSLRNEVDPENAAKFGFTVVRRISGGGAMFMEAGSAITYSIYAPTDLVHGMTFADSYAFLDEWVITALKSLGIDAYYQPLNDITSPKGKIGGAAQKRLGSGAVLHHVTMSYDMDGEKMVQVLRIGREKLSDKGITSAAKRVDPLRSQTGLSRSDIIDRMKATFTGLYGATVGDITDDEYAKAEALVQSKFSTDAWLTRVP